A stretch of Pseudoclavibacter chungangensis DNA encodes these proteins:
- a CDS encoding ABC transporter substrate-binding protein: MFHHAPNRMTATLRVLAVGAVALLGLVGCSTGGDTSETSAESTLPAAEGATQYPLTLPSPFGDTVLEDRPERVAVVTAATYDSDALIALGVTPVFAPSTLERNAWLDPAVVASVETLWDSSEGSEVSAEQVAASAPDLIVSLGSYDTFDQEYFDRLSAIAPVLYAPIETLSWQELTRAVGEPLDLSASADSLVRAAEERVAAAKAPHPQFEGRTAAQVTVYGPEYGAEYGSMPGTDMAALFESLGFVLPEAASQFDPADGTVSDELVSRIDADFLLINTVGKDDVSYFLDAPLVQQVPAIADGRAVIDEADPETGLNAFAWALGVQSDLSVPWAVDRLAEFGVEALG; the protein is encoded by the coding sequence ATGTTCCACCACGCCCCGAACCGGATGACCGCCACCCTCCGCGTGCTCGCGGTGGGCGCGGTCGCGCTGCTCGGGCTCGTCGGCTGCTCGACAGGCGGCGACACGAGCGAGACGAGTGCCGAATCGACCCTGCCGGCGGCGGAGGGGGCGACGCAGTATCCGCTCACACTGCCGAGCCCGTTCGGTGACACGGTGCTCGAGGACCGCCCGGAGCGCGTCGCGGTCGTGACCGCGGCGACCTACGATTCTGACGCCCTCATCGCGCTCGGCGTGACGCCCGTGTTCGCGCCCTCGACGCTCGAACGCAACGCGTGGCTCGATCCCGCCGTCGTCGCCTCGGTCGAGACGCTGTGGGACTCCTCCGAGGGATCCGAGGTGTCGGCCGAGCAGGTCGCGGCGTCCGCACCTGACCTCATCGTGTCGCTCGGCTCGTACGACACGTTCGATCAGGAGTACTTCGACCGGCTGAGCGCGATCGCGCCCGTGCTCTACGCGCCGATCGAGACGCTCAGCTGGCAGGAGCTCACGCGGGCGGTCGGCGAGCCGCTCGATCTGTCGGCCTCGGCCGATTCGCTCGTGCGGGCGGCCGAGGAGCGCGTCGCGGCGGCGAAGGCCCCGCACCCGCAGTTCGAGGGACGCACCGCGGCGCAGGTCACCGTGTACGGCCCCGAGTACGGCGCCGAGTACGGCAGCATGCCGGGAACCGACATGGCTGCGCTCTTCGAGTCGCTCGGCTTCGTCCTCCCCGAGGCCGCCTCGCAGTTCGACCCCGCCGACGGCACCGTGAGCGACGAGCTCGTGTCGCGCATCGACGCGGACTTCCTGCTCATCAACACCGTGGGGAAGGACGACGTGAGCTACTTCCTCGACGCCCCGCTCGTGCAGCAGGTGCCCGCGATCGCCGACGGTCGCGCCGTGATCGACGAGGCCGACCCCGAGACCGGCCTGAACGCGTTCGCGTGGGCACTCGGAGTCCAGAGCGACCTGAGCGTGCCGTGGGCCGTTGACCGCCTCGCCGAGTTCGGTGTCGAGGCGCTCGGCTGA
- a CDS encoding GNAT family acetyltransferase, which produces MTIEVRAFRPDDADAVVDLWTESGLVRPWNDPRRDIARKLDVQPELFLVAIERTDGDDAPPSAGRARTRRDTVIGSVMAGTDGHRGWLYYLAVTPELRGRGIGRELVAAAERRLEALGCPKVQLMVRRENRDVASLYAELGYEESDVLVLGKRLIADD; this is translated from the coding sequence ATGACGATCGAGGTGCGTGCGTTCCGGCCCGACGACGCGGACGCGGTCGTCGACCTCTGGACCGAGTCCGGACTCGTGCGCCCCTGGAACGACCCGCGGCGCGACATCGCGCGGAAGCTCGACGTGCAGCCCGAGCTGTTCCTCGTCGCAATCGAACGGACTGACGGGGACGACGCGCCGCCGAGTGCGGGCCGCGCACGCACCCGGCGGGACACGGTGATCGGCTCGGTGATGGCCGGCACCGATGGTCATCGCGGCTGGCTCTACTACCTCGCGGTCACGCCCGAACTCCGGGGCCGTGGCATCGGGCGCGAGCTCGTCGCCGCGGCCGAGCGCCGACTCGAGGCGCTCGGGTGCCCGAAGGTGCAGCTCATGGTGCGCCGCGAGAACCGCGACGTCGCGTCGCTCTATGCCGAGCTCGGCTACGAGGAATCGGACGTCCTCGTGCTCGGGAAGCGGCTCATCGCGGACGACTGA
- a CDS encoding FadR/GntR family transcriptional regulator — MPVSPDSRRRLSERVADDLQLEIVRDGFRAGTRLPTEPVLMERFSVSRTVIREAAQLLLQRGLVTVSPGRGMLVAEYDGAQIAEQFELLMQASGGSSAQLVAVRTALLVEAATEAARNATGQAIGALDAALAERRAAIDEGAVDDRAMFESELRFLDLVVDASGNLVLRIMTTPLTTFVRRHAPQRPRAAPDTELTLREHGALLDALRRRDTYDARRAAAVHLARVFDHLQA; from the coding sequence ATGCCCGTGAGCCCCGACAGTCGACGTCGTCTCTCCGAGCGCGTCGCCGACGATCTCCAGCTCGAGATCGTTCGCGACGGGTTCCGCGCCGGCACGCGGCTTCCGACCGAACCGGTACTCATGGAGCGCTTCTCGGTGAGTCGCACCGTCATCCGTGAGGCCGCCCAACTGCTGCTGCAGCGGGGACTCGTGACCGTGTCACCCGGCCGCGGCATGCTCGTGGCCGAGTACGACGGCGCTCAGATCGCCGAACAGTTCGAGCTGCTCATGCAGGCGAGCGGCGGCAGCTCCGCACAACTCGTCGCCGTCCGGACGGCGCTCCTCGTGGAGGCGGCGACCGAGGCCGCGCGCAATGCCACCGGGCAGGCCATCGGCGCGCTCGACGCCGCCCTCGCAGAGCGTCGCGCGGCGATCGACGAGGGTGCCGTCGACGATCGTGCGATGTTCGAGTCGGAGCTGCGCTTCCTGGATCTCGTCGTCGACGCGAGCGGCAACCTCGTCCTCCGGATCATGACCACGCCGCTCACGACGTTCGTGCGCAGGCACGCGCCGCAGCGTCCTCGCGCCGCGCCCGACACCGAGCTCACGCTTCGCGAGCACGGCGCACTCCTCGACGCGCTGCGTCGCCGGGACACCTATGACGCCAGGCGTGCGGCCGCCGTCCACCTCGCCCGCGTGTTCGACCACCTGCAGGCCTGA
- a CDS encoding MATE family efflux transporter, producing the protein MTEPASDPCDPRDPTMPDGAGLAGDAATRSVRRDAEEQHVDGGATGTSAVDGGASGVSATDHERTGVSATDAETGRKRTPDAHRNELGDDGQPDEPARPADADQRTPPPPPLDHRPAAGSREERRSLDRSILALAVPALGALIAEPLFVLTDTALVGHLGPDVLAGLGIASTVLQTVIGLMVFLAYTTTPIVARLLGSGDRRGAIHAGIEGMWLGLGAGVLIAVAGVPLTPLVVSWFTTDPAVAAAAVTYLAVSLAGIPAMLLVIAATGLFRGLQDTRTPLVVAIGGFTANALLNALLIYGLGLGIGGSALGTVLAQWGMAVVLAWIAVRAARRERVSLRPGVRGRGATLRASGWMILRTVTLRAAIVSVVWTCAQLGASETAALQVQFAIYNLVVFALDALAIAGQALVGHGLGAGDTARVRRVLRRLVLWGLGFSALLGVALLAGSPVIGRVFTNDPAVLALVPGGIVALALTMPVAAYTFVLDGVLIGAGDARYLALVGVANLVVLLALLAVIRLVEPSGWVAMLVLWLALAGGFNGSRAVTLWLRQRGTAWMVTGATR; encoded by the coding sequence GTGACCGAACCCGCTTCCGATCCGTGCGATCCGCGCGATCCGACGATGCCCGACGGCGCGGGACTCGCGGGCGACGCCGCCACACGATCGGTGCGGCGGGATGCCGAGGAGCAGCACGTCGACGGCGGGGCGACGGGCACCAGCGCCGTCGACGGCGGGGCGAGCGGCGTCAGCGCCACCGACCATGAGAGAACGGGCGTCAGCGCCACCGACGCGGAGACGGGTCGCAAGCGAACGCCCGATGCTCACCGGAACGAGCTCGGCGACGACGGACAGCCGGACGAACCCGCGAGACCGGCCGATGCGGATCAGCGCACGCCACCGCCCCCGCCGCTCGACCACCGGCCCGCGGCGGGTTCGCGCGAGGAGCGCCGCAGCCTCGATCGTTCGATCCTCGCGCTCGCGGTACCCGCGCTCGGCGCGCTCATCGCGGAACCGCTGTTCGTGCTCACCGACACGGCACTCGTCGGGCACCTCGGCCCCGACGTGCTCGCGGGCCTCGGCATCGCCTCCACCGTGCTGCAGACGGTCATCGGCCTCATGGTCTTCCTCGCCTACACGACGACGCCGATCGTCGCGCGCCTGCTCGGTTCGGGCGATCGTCGCGGCGCGATCCACGCGGGGATCGAGGGCATGTGGCTCGGGCTCGGTGCGGGTGTGCTCATCGCGGTCGCGGGCGTGCCCCTCACACCCCTGGTCGTGTCGTGGTTCACGACGGACCCCGCCGTCGCCGCGGCAGCCGTCACCTACCTGGCCGTGAGTCTCGCCGGCATCCCGGCGATGCTGCTCGTCATCGCCGCGACCGGCCTCTTCCGTGGCCTGCAGGACACCCGCACCCCGCTCGTCGTCGCGATCGGCGGCTTCACGGCGAACGCTCTCCTGAATGCGCTCCTCATCTACGGTCTCGGACTGGGCATCGGCGGATCGGCGCTCGGCACGGTGCTCGCGCAGTGGGGCATGGCGGTCGTGCTCGCGTGGATCGCCGTGCGGGCGGCCCGCCGCGAGCGCGTCTCGCTCCGACCTGGTGTCCGGGGTCGTGGCGCGACGTTGCGTGCCTCCGGCTGGATGATCCTGCGCACGGTCACGCTCCGCGCCGCGATCGTTTCGGTCGTGTGGACGTGCGCGCAGCTCGGCGCGTCCGAGACGGCGGCGCTCCAAGTACAGTTCGCGATCTACAACCTCGTCGTGTTCGCGCTCGATGCGCTCGCGATCGCGGGCCAGGCACTCGTCGGCCACGGGCTCGGCGCGGGCGACACCGCCCGCGTCCGCCGGGTGCTGCGACGGCTCGTCCTGTGGGGGCTCGGTTTCAGTGCGCTGCTCGGGGTGGCCCTGCTCGCGGGCTCGCCCGTCATCGGGCGCGTGTTCACGAACGATCCGGCCGTGCTCGCGCTCGTCCCGGGCGGCATCGTCGCGCTCGCCCTCACGATGCCCGTCGCTGCCTACACGTTCGTGCTCGACGGCGTCCTCATCGGCGCGGGCGACGCGCGTTACCTGGCGCTCGTCGGGGTCGCGAACCTCGTGGTGCTCCTCGCGCTGCTCGCCGTCATCCGGCTCGTGGAGCCGAGCGGTTGGGTCGCGATGCTCGTGCTGTGGCTCGCGCTCGCGGGCGGCTTCAACGGGAGCCGGGCCGTGACGCTGTGGCTCCGGCAGCGCGGCACGGCGTGGATGGTCACGGGCGCGACGCGCTGA